The window CCCAGCGGAGTGACGGCTACCTGATCATCGAGGTGGTCTGCTTCACCGGCCGGAGCGACGAGGCCAAGCGCGCGCTCATCCGGGCGGTCTACGACCGGCTGCCGTTCCCGCCGGAGGACATCGAGATCACGATCGTCGAGATGCCCCGGGTCAACTGGGGCATCCGCGGCGTGCCGGCCGACGAGCTGGCCCTGCCGTACACGGTGGAGGTCTAGCGCCGAGTCCTTACGGCTCGCGAACGTGATGGCGCCGTCCCTTCTGGCGCGCCGGGCCGGTGGTTAGCGTCGGCAGGATGAAGGTGATGGTCACCGGCTCGGCCGGTTTCATCGGGAGTCACGTCGCCGAGGCCGTCGAGGAGGCGGGGCACGAGGTCGTCCCGTTCGACCTGCGTGCCGGCGCCGACGTGCGGGACGAGGCCGCTCTGGACCGGTCGCTGCCGGGCGTCGACCTGGTCGTGCACCAGGCGGCGAAGGTGGGGCTCGGCGTGGACGTGTCCGACCTCCCGGCGTACGCGGCGGTCAACGTGTACGGCACCGCCGTCCTGCTCGCGGCGATGGCCCGGCACGGCGTGGGCCGGCTGGTCCTGGCCTCCTCGATGGTGGTCTACGGCGAGGGCGCCTACGACTGCGCCGGGCACGGCCGGGTGCGGCCCGGCCCGCGCGCCCGCGAGGACCTTGACCATGGGCTGTTCGACCCGGTCTGCCCGCTGTGCGGCGCGCGGGTGCGCCACGCGGTGATCGGGGAGGACGCACCGCCGGACCCGCGCAACGCGTACGCGACCACCAAGCTCGCCCAGGAGCATCTGGCCGCGAACTGGGCCAGGGAGACGGGCGGGACGGCGGTGGCGCTGCGATACCACAACGTCTACGGGCCGCGGATGCCACGGGACACGCCCTATGCCGGGGTGGCGGCGATCTTCCGATCGGCGCTGGCGGCCGGGCGGGCGCCGCGGGTGTTCGAGGACGGCGGCCAGGTGCGCGACTTCGTGCACGTCCGGGACGTGGCCCGGGCCAACCTGGCGGCGGCCGGCGCGACCCCGCCGCCGGGCCGGCTGACCATCTACAACATCGCCAGCGGCACGCCGCACACCGTCGGGGAGATGGCCGCCGCCCTCGCCGCCGCGCGCGGCGGGCCGGAGCCCGTGGTCACGGGTGAGTACCGGCTGGGGGACGTCCGGCACATCGTCGCCGCGCCCGGCCGGGCCCGCGCCGAGCTGGGCTTCCAGGCCGCCGTCGGCTTCGAGGCGGGCATGACGGAGTTCGCCGCCGCTCCGCTGGGGGCCACGTGAGCGTCGAGGTGATCCTGCCCTGCCTGGACGAGCGGGCGGCGCTGCCGTGGGTGCTCGGGCGCATGCCGCCCGGCTACCGGCCGATCGTGGTGGACAACGGGTCCACCGACGGCTCGGCCGCGCTCGCCGCCGAACTGGGAGCCGAGGTGGTCGCCGAGCCGCGCCGGGGGTTCGGCGCCGCGTGCCACGCCGGGCTGCTGACCGCGACCGCGGACGTCGTGTGCTTCATGGACGCCGACGCCTCCCTCGACCCGCGCCTGCTGCCGGAGGTCGTCGCCCCCGTGCTGGCGGGGCGGGCCGACCTGGTGCTCGGCCGGCGGGTGCTCCAGCCGGGCGCGTCATGGCCGCCCCACGCCCGGCTCGGCAACGCCGTGCTGACCAGGAGCCTGCGCCGCCGCGCCGGCGTCCCGCTGCGCGACCTCGGCCCCATGCGGGCCTGCTCGCGGGCCGACCTGGTCGCGCTCGGCCTGACCGACCGCCGGTTCGGCTACCCGCTGGAGATGGTGCTGCGCGCGGCGCGGGCCGGCTGGCGGATCACCGAGGTGGACGTGGCCTACCTGCGCCGGCACGGGCGGTCCAAGGTCACCGGCACGGTGCGCGGCACGCTGCGGGCCGTCGCCGACATGCGCGGGGTCATGCGGCACCTGGCGCGGTGACCTCCCCGTCGGGGACGCGGCGCCCGGGAAGGCGGACCGCCCAGCAGGCCACCACCGCCAGCGCCGCCGCCGCGTAGGCGGCGGTGGCCGGGCCGGAGAGGTAGGCGACCGCTCCCGCCGCCGCCACACCGAGCCACTCCCACCTCCCGTCCATGGCGGCCAGCGCGACCACGAGCAGCGCGTACCAGGAGTATCCCGGGGTGAACAGCAGCAGCAGGGAGCCCGTGACCAGCAGGGCGCCGCTCCAGGGCCGGCCCGGGTCGCCGCGGCGCAGCACGTGCAGGACGACCAGGGCCAGCAGGAGGATCGCGGCGAACGGGGCCCACGCGTCGGGCAGGAACAGCCGCAGGAGCCCGTACCGGTCGCGCGCCGAGGGATCCTCGTACCCCTCCTCGGCGACGTACCCGAACAGGTAGCCCACGACGGATTCCCGCGAGGCCAGCAGGTAGGGCAGGTAGGCCAGCGCGACGACCAGCGCGGCGGGCCCCACGACGGCGAGCACGCGCCGCCCGCGCACCCCGTCCTTCAGCACGCCCGAGAGCGCGCCGGGCAACGCGATCGCCGGCAGCAGCTTGGCCGCCGCCGCCGCGCCGAGCAGCGCCCCCCGTCCGCGATCGGTGCGGCAGGCCAGCGCCAGAACCACCAGCAGCACGCCCAGCACGTCGACGTGCGCGTTGTTCACCGCCTCGACCGGCACGGCCGGGCACCAGGCCCAGGCCGCGGCCGCCCGGACGCCCGCCCACCGGCACAGGGCGAGCAGGACCGCGACCGACAGCAGCGCGCCCGCGAGCTGGAGCGGCTTGTGCCGCGAGCCACCGGGTGACAGCCAGTGCACCAGCAGGAAGTAGTCCTCGGCGAGCGGCGGATAGATCGTGTGCACGGCGGGCCGGTTGATCCGGGTGCACCCGCCCTCCGGCAGGCGTGACAGGCCGGGCGTCGCGCAGTCGGCGGGGAAGAGCCAGTCGTCCCGCAAGGGGGCGAGGGCCGGGTCGGCGGGCGGGTGGTCGTAGGGCGAGACGCCGGTCGCCTGCACGCGGCCGTCCCACGCGTAGCGGTAGGAGTCGGTGCTCGTGGCGGGCGGGGCGACCAGGCCGGTGGCGGTCACGGCGACGCCTCCGGCGACGACGAGGACGGCCAGCTCCCGTCGCGGCAGCCGGCGGGTCAGCCACAGCGCGGCGGCGAACAGCGCCCAGCCGGCCAGGTACCAGCCCAGCAGGCCGGGCGGGCCCAGCGACATCCTGACGAGGACGGCGACCAGGACAAGGAGGATCGCTCCGGCGGGCACCGTGGTCCTGCTCATGTACCGGAGCCTGCCACCGGCCGCCCGTCCCGTGACCCCTGCGGCGCGTCCCGTCCGCACTCCGTAAGAACTGGACGGGTCCGTAACGACCTCGTAAGACCCGGGCGGGGCCGGCGGCCCTACGGTCGGACCATGGAGATCGCCCTGGAGACGGCATGACGCAGATCGTGACCATCGCCAAGGAACCGGTGGCCGGCCGGGTCAAGACCCGGCTGACGCCGCCGTTCAGCCCGGCCGAGGCCGCGTTCCTGGCCGAGGCGGCGATCGTGGACACGCTGCGGGCCGTCGTCGCCACCCCCGCCGCCCAGCGGGTGCTCGCGCTGGACGGGCTGCCGGGGCGCTGGCTGCCCGCGGGCCTCGTGGTGATCCCCCAACGCGGCCGCGGGCTGGACGAGCGACTGGCCGCCGCCTTCGCCGACGCCCACCGGCTCCGCCCCGGGCCGGTGGTGCTCATCGGCATGGACACCCCTCAGGTGACCCCGGGCCTGCTGCTGCGTGCCGTCGAGGCCCTCGACGGCGACGACGCCGTGTACGGCCCGGCGGCCGACGGCGGCTTCTGGCTGCTCGGGCTGCGCCGGCCCGACCCCGCCCTGCTGCTGGGCGTACCGATGTCCCAGCCGCACACCGGACGCGAGCAGCTCCGTCGGCTCGCGCGAGCCGGCCTGAGCGTGCGGCGCCTGCCCGTGCTGACGGACGTGGACACCGCGGCCGACGCCCGCCGGGTGGCCGCCGAGGCGCCGGGCTCCCGCTTCGCCGCGGCGCTGCGTCAGGTGACGCGGATCCCGGCGCAGGCCGCCCTGCGATGATCGGAGAGCTCTACGCCGACGCCCTGGCCGGCACGCCCGTGGAGATCGAGTACGTCGACGGGTCCCGAGCCGTCCTGGAGGCCGCCCGCTGGACGCGGCCCATCGACGGCGACGAGACCATGCTGCGCCGGTGCGCCGGCCCCACCCTGGACATCGGCTCGGGGCCGGGGCGGCTCACCGTCGCGCTGAACCGCCGGGGCGTTCCGGCGCTGGGCATCGACATCACCCCGCACGCGGTGCGGCTGACCCGCGCGGCGGGCGGCTTCGCGCTGCTGCGCAGCGTCTTCGACGAGGTTCCGGGAAGCGGGCGGTGGGGGACGGCGCTGCTCGCCGACGGCAACATCGGCATCGGCGGCCACCCGGGCGCCCTGCTGCGCAGGGTCAGGGAGCTGGTGCGGCCGGGCGGGGAGGTGGTCGCCGAGGTGGAGGGGCCGGGGGTGGCCAGCCGGGTGGACCGGGTACGGCTGCGCCGCGCCGGGACGGTGGGCGACTGGTTCGCGTGGGCGGTGGTGTCGGCCGACGACATCGCGCGGGTCGCCCGGCCGGCCGGTTTCGCCGTGGCCGACCGCTGGCAGGAGGGACGCCGCTGGTTCGCCGTCCTGAGCTGAAGCCGGGCCGATCCGGGACGGTTCGGGACGGTCCGGGCCTCGCAGGTCAGCCCAGATTGCCGATGGCGACGACGCCCGCGCCGATCGCCAGCGCCAGCGGGACGGCCCACCACCTGGGCGCCGGCCCGTCGCGCAGGACCCTGACCCCGAACGGCACGAGCGCGACGCACAGGCCCGCGGTCGCCAGGACCGACAGGGGGCCGGTCCCCTTGAGCACCCCGATCGGCAGCGCGGCGGCGAGCCCGAGCGCCACGGCGGGCACCGGCCCCAGGGCGCGGGCCCGCCAGAGCCCGGCGGCGAGCACGATCCACCCCGCGAACGTCGCGAGGTTCAGCGACTGGAAGACGTGGAAGGCCCCGTAGGAGCCGGACACGGCCGCCTGGGCCGGTGCGAGCCCCTGCACGTCGACGAGCTGGAACGCCAGGTGTGAGACGCCCGCGTGGAACGCCCGGGCGAACAGGCCGAACAGCACCATCACCCCGCCCCACAGCACGAGCCGCGAGCCGGGCGCCCGGCCCACCAGGGCGAGCACGCCCGGCCACAGCAGGACACAGCCGGCGGCGAAGCAGCCGTACGAGGCGCTCATCAGGGCGGGCTCGGCGGCGAAGGCGGCGAGCTGGGCCGGGAAGAAGCCGTCGTGGCCGGCACGCAGCAGGACTCCGGCGAGCATCAGGACGGGCGCGAGCGTCAGGCTGAGCCCTCCGGCCCACCGTCCGGGGAAGTCGGTCATGCTGCGATCCAACCAATCCCGGCCGCCCGGGACACTGGGGCGGGGGCGAGGGTCCGGGGTAGAGCTGGGTGGACGGTATGGTCCGACTCATGAGCACTCACTATGACGTCGTCGTTCTCGGTGCGGGGCCGGGAGGCTACACGGCAGCGGTCCGTTCGGCCCAGCTCGGTCTGCGCACCGCGGTCGTCGAGGAGAAGTACTGGGGTGGCGTCTGCCTGAACGTGGGCTGCATCCCGTCCAAGGCGCTGCTGCGCAACGCCGAGCTGGCCCACATCTTCCACAAGGAGGCCAAGACCTTCGGCATCAGCGGCGAGGTCTCCTTCGACTACGGCGCCGCCTTCACGCGCAGCCGTAAGGTGGCGGACGGCCGGGTCAAGGGCGTGCACTACCTGATGAAGAAGAACGCCATCACGGAGTACGACGGCCGGGGCGCCTTCCTCGACGCCAACACGCTCCAGGTCAACGGCGAGACCATCACCTTCGACCACTGCATCATCGCCACGGGCGCCACCACCAGGCTGATCCCGGGCACGTCGCTGTCGGAGCGGGTGGTGACGTACGAGGAGCAGATCATGACGGATCAGCTCCCGGGCAGCATCATCATCGCGGGCGCGGGCGCGATCGGCGTGGAGTTCGCGTACGTCCTGCACAACTACGGCGTCAAGGTGACCATCGTCGAGTTCCTGGACCGCGTGGTGCCGCTGGAGGACGCGGAGGTGTCGGCGGAGCTGGCCAAGCGCTACAAGCGGCTCGGCATCGACATCATGACCTCGACCCGGGTCGACGCCATCGACGACACCGGTTCGTCGGTCAAGGTGACCGTCACCCGTGACGGGCAGCAGCAGGTGCTCGAGGCCGACAAGGTGCTGCAGGCGATCGGCTTC is drawn from Nonomuraea muscovyensis and contains these coding sequences:
- a CDS encoding tautomerase family protein, which translates into the protein MAQVKVYGRRDVWAGRQREVSDLLHGCLVEAWGLPEDKRFHRFLLLDTDDLICPQRSDGYLIIEVVCFTGRSDEAKRALIRAVYDRLPFPPEDIEITIVEMPRVNWGIRGVPADELALPYTVEV
- a CDS encoding NAD-dependent epimerase/dehydratase family protein — encoded protein: MKVMVTGSAGFIGSHVAEAVEEAGHEVVPFDLRAGADVRDEAALDRSLPGVDLVVHQAAKVGLGVDVSDLPAYAAVNVYGTAVLLAAMARHGVGRLVLASSMVVYGEGAYDCAGHGRVRPGPRAREDLDHGLFDPVCPLCGARVRHAVIGEDAPPDPRNAYATTKLAQEHLAANWARETGGTAVALRYHNVYGPRMPRDTPYAGVAAIFRSALAAGRAPRVFEDGGQVRDFVHVRDVARANLAAAGATPPPGRLTIYNIASGTPHTVGEMAAALAAARGGPEPVVTGEYRLGDVRHIVAAPGRARAELGFQAAVGFEAGMTEFAAAPLGAT
- a CDS encoding glycosyltransferase family 2 protein; protein product: MSVEVILPCLDERAALPWVLGRMPPGYRPIVVDNGSTDGSAALAAELGAEVVAEPRRGFGAACHAGLLTATADVVCFMDADASLDPRLLPEVVAPVLAGRADLVLGRRVLQPGASWPPHARLGNAVLTRSLRRRAGVPLRDLGPMRACSRADLVALGLTDRRFGYPLEMVLRAARAGWRITEVDVAYLRRHGRSKVTGTVRGTLRAVADMRGVMRHLAR
- a CDS encoding glycosyltransferase 87 family protein, whose product is MSRTTVPAGAILLVLVAVLVRMSLGPPGLLGWYLAGWALFAAALWLTRRLPRRELAVLVVAGGVAVTATGLVAPPATSTDSYRYAWDGRVQATGVSPYDHPPADPALAPLRDDWLFPADCATPGLSRLPEGGCTRINRPAVHTIYPPLAEDYFLLVHWLSPGGSRHKPLQLAGALLSVAVLLALCRWAGVRAAAAWAWCPAVPVEAVNNAHVDVLGVLLVVLALACRTDRGRGALLGAAAAAKLLPAIALPGALSGVLKDGVRGRRVLAVVGPAALVVALAYLPYLLASRESVVGYLFGYVAEEGYEDPSARDRYGLLRLFLPDAWAPFAAILLLALVVLHVLRRGDPGRPWSGALLVTGSLLLLFTPGYSWYALLVVALAAMDGRWEWLGVAAAGAVAYLSGPATAAYAAAALAVVACWAVRLPGRRVPDGEVTAPGAA
- a CDS encoding TIGR04282 family arsenosugar biosynthesis glycosyltransferase, with protein sequence MTQIVTIAKEPVAGRVKTRLTPPFSPAEAAFLAEAAIVDTLRAVVATPAAQRVLALDGLPGRWLPAGLVVIPQRGRGLDERLAAAFADAHRLRPGPVVLIGMDTPQVTPGLLLRAVEALDGDDAVYGPAADGGFWLLGLRRPDPALLLGVPMSQPHTGREQLRRLARAGLSVRRLPVLTDVDTAADARRVAAEAPGSRFAAALRQVTRIPAQAALR
- a CDS encoding class I SAM-dependent methyltransferase, coding for MIGELYADALAGTPVEIEYVDGSRAVLEAARWTRPIDGDETMLRRCAGPTLDIGSGPGRLTVALNRRGVPALGIDITPHAVRLTRAAGGFALLRSVFDEVPGSGRWGTALLADGNIGIGGHPGALLRRVRELVRPGGEVVAEVEGPGVASRVDRVRLRRAGTVGDWFAWAVVSADDIARVARPAGFAVADRWQEGRRWFAVLS
- the lpdA gene encoding dihydrolipoyl dehydrogenase, which translates into the protein MSTHYDVVVLGAGPGGYTAAVRSAQLGLRTAVVEEKYWGGVCLNVGCIPSKALLRNAELAHIFHKEAKTFGISGEVSFDYGAAFTRSRKVADGRVKGVHYLMKKNAITEYDGRGAFLDANTLQVNGETITFDHCIIATGATTRLIPGTSLSERVVTYEEQIMTDQLPGSIIIAGAGAIGVEFAYVLHNYGVKVTIVEFLDRVVPLEDAEVSAELAKRYKRLGIDIMTSTRVDAIDDTGSSVKVTVTRDGQQQVLEADKVLQAIGFQPRVDGYGLEKTGVALTDRGAIAVDGRCRTNVPHIFAIGDVTAKLMLAHAAESMGVIAAETIGDAETMELDYVMIPRATYCQPQVASFGYTEAQARDLGYDVKVAKFPFTANGKAHGLGDPNGFVKIVSDAKYGELLGAHLIGPEVTELLPELTLAQQWDLTVHEVARNVHAHPTLGEAVKEAIHGLAGHMINM